The following are encoded in a window of Gossypium raimondii isolate GPD5lz chromosome 13, ASM2569854v1, whole genome shotgun sequence genomic DNA:
- the LOC105785358 gene encoding sister chromatid cohesion 1 protein 4 isoform X2 produces MFYSQFILAKKGPLGTIWIAAHLERKLRKNQVADTDIGVSVDSILFPEVPIALRLSSHLLLGVVRIYSRKVNYLFDDCSEALLKIKQAFRSTAVDLPPEESTAPYHSITLPETFDLDDFELPGNEIFQGNYVDNHISSREQITLQDTMGDVVYSTSQFGLDERFGEGDTSQIGLLDEELVLDRVAVPGSVEVSEYDLQGSDVPQKASNLEAVPMVCSGDQDEDLATNSEFVENDQDVGTPGLMELPNMSGDHKVLADHMESEHHNLTELGNECVENASNKSNSLYGDTGPVDQSLHNDVDHDAVPPKNGCHFGDMEKEQTKPPGNSVHDALCVEYTSAVGNVRGSDGLDRVEDMQNGVMHSIDRTEGECAESPSCSNITFDLEDPSRRTCLSSICVPTSDGCLENGQASHKSENGNDAETTDNLEEPFSPAKAIASNPSCPLELPSRPTVIDGEAQASLEPNDSENPETPIVHENLSSVQVLGSDSLAAAEQNLVDLSRREEEVHASGASIEVQVEACQTQSLEPALCDDQLENSNNCAMSDLPAPEKLLSAPEGPLDKPSDLLGESTPDKEVLAENDDIDSGTKLISGKKRSIAESTLTIESMNSVESFGRPRSMRTAESVPDDDDLLSSILVGRRSSVFKMKPTPPLEVASMKRARSAPRSSTIKRKVLMDDTMVLHGDTIREQLVNTEDIRRIRKKAPCTRPEISLIQGKFLEDEIFSEPIFTGISGDLACLHSKPYDLSSVRISEGEEFHASSELAKNLECSVRPRIGEAGIEVSSVPVIHGNDEQTQSAAIPNQADTQQGEYSDLNAQQDRYAIDDVPQLLQHEPLNGITEMEIDKDNVEVATLANCSVLNELGVSSHADLDTGGTSNKTVEEVTNAIDGSMLNIATCLPPDQKMTTQPGEDASELDLRNDKGTNPTEVLEHDVESIIAAETESKAADELLEESKANTSVEVSVADCPEPIENGYDSLAAIHTGEFVNGAQNAYETGYGKIDVADEAQVEGSFLDNEHKDSIFKGSEESKLDSTYSEKVDMALKNASLIDGETPIFLEVDAVNEEMISLADNRTAYEDVAVANDTEFLNVDDNELGGDEDDEGMPCGNESRLLENSGWSSRTRAVAKYLQNLFEDEVIHGHKVLSMDSLLARKTQKEASRMFFETLVLKTRDYIHVEQGKPFDNIYIMPRAKLMKADF; encoded by the exons ACTCTATTCTATTTCCTGAAGTACCGATTGCACTACGATTGTCCAGTCATCTTCTTCTTGGAGTAGTGAGGATATATTCCCGAAAGGTGAATTACCTTTTTGATGATTGCAGCGAAGCGTTGCTTAAGATAAAGCAGGCATTTCGCTCCACTGCAGTTGATTTACCACCAGAAGAATCGACTGCGCCCTACCATTCAATCACTTTGCCCGAGACTTTTGATCTTGATGACTTTGAGCTGCCCGGCAATGAGATTTTTCAGGG TAACTATGTTGATAATCACATTAGCTCAAGAGAGCAGATTACACTTCAAGATACCATGGGCGACGTGGTTTACTCTACATCACAATTTGGATTGGATG AGCGGTTTGGTGAGGGTGACACTTCTCAGATTGGTCTGCTTGATGAG GAACTAGTCCTAGATCGGGTTGCAGTGCCAGGATCTGTTGAAGTTTCTGA GTATGATCTTCAGGGCTCAGATGTACCACAGAAAGCGAGTAATTTAGAAGCTGTGCCTATGGTTTGCAGTGGGGATCAG GATGAAGATCTAGCTACAAATTCTGAATTTGTCGAGAACGATCAAGATGTTGGTACTCCTGGATTAATGGAATTGCCTAATATGTCTGGTGATCACAAGGTATTGGCTGATCATATGGAATCAGAACATCACAATCTTACGGAATTGGGCAATGAGTGTGTAGAAAATGCTTCtaataaatcaaattctctCTATGGGGATACTGGTCCAGTGGATCAGTCTTTGCACAATGATGTAGATCATGATGCTGTGCCTCCTAAAAATGGTTGCCATTTTGGTGACATGGAGAAAGAACAAACTAAACCACCAGGAAATTCTGTCCATGATGCCTTGTGTGTTGAGTACACATCTGCTGTTGGTAATGTCAGAGGATCTGATGGCTTGGATAGGGTGGAAGATATGCAGAATGGTGTTATGCACTCAATTGATAGAACTGAGGGAGAATGTGCAGAATCTCCTAGCTGCTCCAATATCACCTTTGACTTGGAGGATCCTTCTCGAAGAACATGTTTAAGTAGCATCTGTGTGCCCACATCAGATGGCTGTTTGGAGAATGGCCAAGCATCGCATAAAtctgaaaatggaaatgatgcTGAAACCACTGATAATTTGGAAGAGCCATTCTCTCCTGCCAAAGCAATAGCTTCAAATCCTTCCTGTCCCCTGGAGTTGCCCAGTAGGCCAACAGTTATTGATGGTGAAGCTCAAGCTTCTCTGGAACCAAATGATTCTGAAAATCCTGAAACACCTATTGTTCATGAAAATCTGTCATCTGTTCAAGTTCTTGGAAGTGATAGTCTGGCTGCTGCAGAGCAAAACTTGGTGGATTTGTCCAGAAGGGAGGAGGAAGTTCATGCTTCTGGAGCTTCAATTGAGGTGCAAG TTGAAGCCTGCCAAACTCAGAGTTTGGAACCTGCTTTATGTGATGATCAGTtggaaaattcaaataattgtGCTATGTCTGATTTGCCTGCACCTGAAAAGTTACTCTCTGCACCCGAAGGACCTCTTGATAAACCAAGTGATTTGCTGGGAGAGTCTACCCCAGACAAAGAAGTCCTAGCAGAGAATGATGATATTGATAGTGGAACCAAGCTCATTTCAGGAAAAAAACGAAGTATAGCTGAAAGTACATTAACCATAGAGAGTATGAACTCAGTTGAATCATTTGGAAGGCCTAGATCCATGAGAACTGCAGAATCGGTTCCTGATGATGATGACTTATTGTCTTCTATTTTAG TTGGAAGAAGATCTTCTGTTTTCAAAATGAAACCAACACCTCCTCTTGAAGTAGCATCCATGAAACGTGCACGATCTGCACCAAGATCTAGTACCATCAAGAGAAAAGTGCTTATGGATGATACCATGGTTTTACATGGCGA TACAATACGGGAGCAGTTGGTTAATACTGAAGACATACGTCGCATACGCAAGAAAGCCCCTTGCACTCGCCCTGAAATTTCATTGATTCAGGGAAAATTCTTGGAAGATGAGATCTTTAGTGAACCTATATTTACTG GTATCTCAGGTGACTTGGCATGTTTGCACAGTAAACCATATGATCTAAGCAGTGTCAGGATTTCTGAAGGTGAGGAATTCCATGCATCATCTGAACTAGCTAAGAATTTGGAGTGTTCTGTCAGACCTCGTATTGGTGAAGCTGGAATCGAAGTAAGCTCTGTGCCTGTGATTCATGGGAATGATGAGCAAACACAATCTGCTGCTATTCCTAATCAGGCTGATACTCAGCAGGGTGAATACAGTGATCTTAATGCTCAGCAGGATAGATATGCTATTGATGATGTACCTCAACTTTTGCAACATGAACCTTTGAATGGGATCACTGAAATGGAAATTGACAAAGATAATGTTGAAGTTGCTACTCTAGCAAATTGTTCTGTTCTGAATGAGTTAGGGGTATCATCACATGCTGATCTTGATACTGGAGGTACTAGTAACAAGACAGTTGAGGAGGTAACCAACGCCATTGATGGCTCCATGTTAAACATTGCAACATGCCTTCCACCTGATCAAAAAATGACTACTCAACCTGGAGAGGATGCTTCTGAATTGGATTTGAGAAATGACAAAGGAACGAATCCAACTGAAGTTTTAGAACACGATGTTGAAAGTATCATTGCAGCTGAAACTGAATCAAAAGCAGCTGATGAGTTGTTAGAAGAAAGTAAAGCCAATACTTCAGTTGAGGTCAGTGTAGCAGACTGCCCTGAACCAATTGAAaatggatatgattctcttgcAGCTATACACACTGGTGAGTTTGTGAATGGCGCTCAAAATGCCTATGAAACTGGATACGGTAAGATTGATGTAGCAGATGAGGCTCAAGTTGAGGGTTCTTTCTTGGATAATGAACACAAAGACAGTATCTTCAAGGGTAGCGAAGAAAGTAAACTGGATTCTACATATTCAGAGAAGGTTGATATGGCTCTGAAAAATGCTTCGTTAATTGACGGAGAAACTCCAATCTTTCTGGAAGTTGATGCAGTCAATGAAGAAATGATCTCTCTTGCAGATAATCGTACT GCATACGAGGATGTTGCTGTTGCAAATGACACAG AATTTCTGAATGTAGATGATAACGAGCTAGGTggtgatgaagatgatgaaggCATGCCTTGTGGCAATGAAAGTCGTCTTCTTGAAAACAGTGGATGGTCTTCTCGTACCAG GGCTGTTGCCAAGTATCTCCAGAATTTATTTGAGGACGAAGTTATACATGGACATAAGGTACTTTCAATGGATAGTCTATTGGCTCGTAAAACACAAAAAGAAGCATCGAGGATGTTTTTTGAAACACTG GTTCTTAAGACAAGAGATTACATCCATGTAGAACAGGGAAAACCCTTTGACAATATCTATATAATGCCTAGAGCAAAGCTCATGAAAGCAGATTTCTGA
- the LOC105785358 gene encoding sister chromatid cohesion 1 protein 4 isoform X1 — protein sequence MFYSQFILAKKGPLGTIWIAAHLERKLRKNQVADTDIGVSVDSILFPEVPIALRLSSHLLLGVVRIYSRKVNYLFDDCSEALLKIKQAFRSTAVDLPPEESTAPYHSITLPETFDLDDFELPGNEIFQGNYVDNHISSREQITLQDTMGDVVYSTSQFGLDERFGEGDTSQIGLLDEELVLDRVAVPGSVEVSEYDLQGSDVPQKASNLEAVPMVCSGDQDEDLATNSEFVENDQDVGTPGLMELPNMSGDHKVLADHMESEHHNLTELGNECVENASNKSNSLYGDTGPVDQSLHNDVDHDAVPPKNGCHFGDMEKEQTKPPGNSVHDALCVEYTSAVGNVRGSDGLDRVEDMQNGVMHSIDRTEGECAESPSCSNITFDLEDPSRRTCLSSICVPTSDGCLENGQASHKSENGNDAETTDNLEEPFSPAKAIASNPSCPLELPSRPTVIDGEAQASLEPNDSENPETPIVHENLSSVQVLGSDSLAAAEQNLVDLSRREEEVHASGASIEVQVEACQTQSLEPALCDDQLENSNNCAMSDLPAPEKLLSAPEGPLDKPSDLLGESTPDKEVLAENDDIDSGTKLISGKKRSIAESTLTIESMNSVESFGRPRSMRTAESVPDDDDLLSSILVGRRSSVFKMKPTPPLEVASMKRARSAPRSSTIKRKVLMDDTMVLHGDTIREQLVNTEDIRRIRKKAPCTRPEISLIQGKFLEDEIFSEPIFTGISGDLACLHSKPYDLSSVRISEGEEFHASSELAKNLECSVRPRIGEAGIEVSSVPVIHGNDEQTQSAAIPNQADTQQGEYSDLNAQQDRYAIDDVPQLLQHEPLNGITEMEIDKDNVEVATLANCSVLNELGVSSHADLDTGGTSNKTVEEVTNAIDGSMLNIATCLPPDQKMTTQPGEDASELDLRNDKGTNPTEVLEHDVESIIAAETESKAADELLEESKANTSVEVSVADCPEPIENGYDSLAAIHTGEFVNGAQNAYETGYGKIDVADEAQVEGSFLDNEHKDSIFKGSEESKLDSTYSEKVDMALKNASLIDGETPIFLEVDAVNEEMISLADNRTAYEDVAVANDTEFLNVDDNELGGDEDDEGMPCGNESRLLENSGWSSRTRAVAKYLQNLFEDEVIHGHKVLSMDSLLARKTQKEASRMFFETLVIPLFLKYLFFQEHASPLKQSPFIQEPVKHLSHFWVDYKIYLDF from the exons ACTCTATTCTATTTCCTGAAGTACCGATTGCACTACGATTGTCCAGTCATCTTCTTCTTGGAGTAGTGAGGATATATTCCCGAAAGGTGAATTACCTTTTTGATGATTGCAGCGAAGCGTTGCTTAAGATAAAGCAGGCATTTCGCTCCACTGCAGTTGATTTACCACCAGAAGAATCGACTGCGCCCTACCATTCAATCACTTTGCCCGAGACTTTTGATCTTGATGACTTTGAGCTGCCCGGCAATGAGATTTTTCAGGG TAACTATGTTGATAATCACATTAGCTCAAGAGAGCAGATTACACTTCAAGATACCATGGGCGACGTGGTTTACTCTACATCACAATTTGGATTGGATG AGCGGTTTGGTGAGGGTGACACTTCTCAGATTGGTCTGCTTGATGAG GAACTAGTCCTAGATCGGGTTGCAGTGCCAGGATCTGTTGAAGTTTCTGA GTATGATCTTCAGGGCTCAGATGTACCACAGAAAGCGAGTAATTTAGAAGCTGTGCCTATGGTTTGCAGTGGGGATCAG GATGAAGATCTAGCTACAAATTCTGAATTTGTCGAGAACGATCAAGATGTTGGTACTCCTGGATTAATGGAATTGCCTAATATGTCTGGTGATCACAAGGTATTGGCTGATCATATGGAATCAGAACATCACAATCTTACGGAATTGGGCAATGAGTGTGTAGAAAATGCTTCtaataaatcaaattctctCTATGGGGATACTGGTCCAGTGGATCAGTCTTTGCACAATGATGTAGATCATGATGCTGTGCCTCCTAAAAATGGTTGCCATTTTGGTGACATGGAGAAAGAACAAACTAAACCACCAGGAAATTCTGTCCATGATGCCTTGTGTGTTGAGTACACATCTGCTGTTGGTAATGTCAGAGGATCTGATGGCTTGGATAGGGTGGAAGATATGCAGAATGGTGTTATGCACTCAATTGATAGAACTGAGGGAGAATGTGCAGAATCTCCTAGCTGCTCCAATATCACCTTTGACTTGGAGGATCCTTCTCGAAGAACATGTTTAAGTAGCATCTGTGTGCCCACATCAGATGGCTGTTTGGAGAATGGCCAAGCATCGCATAAAtctgaaaatggaaatgatgcTGAAACCACTGATAATTTGGAAGAGCCATTCTCTCCTGCCAAAGCAATAGCTTCAAATCCTTCCTGTCCCCTGGAGTTGCCCAGTAGGCCAACAGTTATTGATGGTGAAGCTCAAGCTTCTCTGGAACCAAATGATTCTGAAAATCCTGAAACACCTATTGTTCATGAAAATCTGTCATCTGTTCAAGTTCTTGGAAGTGATAGTCTGGCTGCTGCAGAGCAAAACTTGGTGGATTTGTCCAGAAGGGAGGAGGAAGTTCATGCTTCTGGAGCTTCAATTGAGGTGCAAG TTGAAGCCTGCCAAACTCAGAGTTTGGAACCTGCTTTATGTGATGATCAGTtggaaaattcaaataattgtGCTATGTCTGATTTGCCTGCACCTGAAAAGTTACTCTCTGCACCCGAAGGACCTCTTGATAAACCAAGTGATTTGCTGGGAGAGTCTACCCCAGACAAAGAAGTCCTAGCAGAGAATGATGATATTGATAGTGGAACCAAGCTCATTTCAGGAAAAAAACGAAGTATAGCTGAAAGTACATTAACCATAGAGAGTATGAACTCAGTTGAATCATTTGGAAGGCCTAGATCCATGAGAACTGCAGAATCGGTTCCTGATGATGATGACTTATTGTCTTCTATTTTAG TTGGAAGAAGATCTTCTGTTTTCAAAATGAAACCAACACCTCCTCTTGAAGTAGCATCCATGAAACGTGCACGATCTGCACCAAGATCTAGTACCATCAAGAGAAAAGTGCTTATGGATGATACCATGGTTTTACATGGCGA TACAATACGGGAGCAGTTGGTTAATACTGAAGACATACGTCGCATACGCAAGAAAGCCCCTTGCACTCGCCCTGAAATTTCATTGATTCAGGGAAAATTCTTGGAAGATGAGATCTTTAGTGAACCTATATTTACTG GTATCTCAGGTGACTTGGCATGTTTGCACAGTAAACCATATGATCTAAGCAGTGTCAGGATTTCTGAAGGTGAGGAATTCCATGCATCATCTGAACTAGCTAAGAATTTGGAGTGTTCTGTCAGACCTCGTATTGGTGAAGCTGGAATCGAAGTAAGCTCTGTGCCTGTGATTCATGGGAATGATGAGCAAACACAATCTGCTGCTATTCCTAATCAGGCTGATACTCAGCAGGGTGAATACAGTGATCTTAATGCTCAGCAGGATAGATATGCTATTGATGATGTACCTCAACTTTTGCAACATGAACCTTTGAATGGGATCACTGAAATGGAAATTGACAAAGATAATGTTGAAGTTGCTACTCTAGCAAATTGTTCTGTTCTGAATGAGTTAGGGGTATCATCACATGCTGATCTTGATACTGGAGGTACTAGTAACAAGACAGTTGAGGAGGTAACCAACGCCATTGATGGCTCCATGTTAAACATTGCAACATGCCTTCCACCTGATCAAAAAATGACTACTCAACCTGGAGAGGATGCTTCTGAATTGGATTTGAGAAATGACAAAGGAACGAATCCAACTGAAGTTTTAGAACACGATGTTGAAAGTATCATTGCAGCTGAAACTGAATCAAAAGCAGCTGATGAGTTGTTAGAAGAAAGTAAAGCCAATACTTCAGTTGAGGTCAGTGTAGCAGACTGCCCTGAACCAATTGAAaatggatatgattctcttgcAGCTATACACACTGGTGAGTTTGTGAATGGCGCTCAAAATGCCTATGAAACTGGATACGGTAAGATTGATGTAGCAGATGAGGCTCAAGTTGAGGGTTCTTTCTTGGATAATGAACACAAAGACAGTATCTTCAAGGGTAGCGAAGAAAGTAAACTGGATTCTACATATTCAGAGAAGGTTGATATGGCTCTGAAAAATGCTTCGTTAATTGACGGAGAAACTCCAATCTTTCTGGAAGTTGATGCAGTCAATGAAGAAATGATCTCTCTTGCAGATAATCGTACT GCATACGAGGATGTTGCTGTTGCAAATGACACAG AATTTCTGAATGTAGATGATAACGAGCTAGGTggtgatgaagatgatgaaggCATGCCTTGTGGCAATGAAAGTCGTCTTCTTGAAAACAGTGGATGGTCTTCTCGTACCAG GGCTGTTGCCAAGTATCTCCAGAATTTATTTGAGGACGAAGTTATACATGGACATAAGGTACTTTCAATGGATAGTCTATTGGCTCGTAAAACACAAAAAGAAGCATCGAGGATGTTTTTTGAAACACTG GTGATTCCCTTGTTTCTCAAGTACTTGTTTTTTCAAGAGCACGCATCTCCTCTAAAACAGTCTCCTTTTATTCAGGAACCTGTAAAGCATCTTTCACATTTTTGGGTAGATTACAAGATTTACTTGGACTTTTGA